Genomic window (Roseofilum reptotaenium CS-1145):
ATTGTATAGGTTCACGAACTTGTCTGGACTGATTGACTATTCTTCTCGCAAAGATTCATGGGATCGTGGCTCTAGGGTAATCCAAGCCAATCAGGTGTTATTCTGGTGTTATGTGATTATTATCACCACACTGATTTCCGCCACATTGGGGGCGATCGCCGCTTTGCTAGTCCCCAAACAACTGATTACAATGGTGCAAGAGGAACCCCAAGAGCAAGCGCCTCTGGTGAATTTGGGGTATCCTTTTCAATATCGTCTCAGGCGATCGATGAATCTGTTGATCATGGGAGTTGATCGCGGATCGAGTCCTGGTTTTAGGGGTCGCAGCGATACGATCTTGCTCTTGCGTATTGATCCCAAAACCCAAACCATTAACCTGCTCTCCATTCCCAGGGATACCCAAGTGCAAGTTCCCCAACTGGGAGAGCGCAAAATCAATGAAGTCAACTTTTTAGGCGGTCCAGAGGTCACTATTGATGCAATTGAAGACCTGCTTAAGGGAATTCAGATCGATCGCTACATTCGCATTCAAAGAGGAGCTTTAACTGAATTAGTCGATCGCCTGGGAGGACTAGAGGTTTATGTTCCTAAGCCCATGTCCTACATCGATTATACCCAGGGCTTAACCATTGAACTCCTTCCTGGATGGCAAACCCTCAATGGTCAGCAAGCAGAGGATTTTGTCCGTTTTCGGGGGGATGCACTCGGTGATATTGGTCGGGTGCAACGTCAACAATTACTCCTCAAAGCCATCCAGCAACGCCTCAAAAATCCCGTAGTCATTCCCCGGCTTGCACAAGTGCTGAGAACAATGGAACCCTATATCGATACCAACTTGAGTCCAGAAGAAAGAATTGCCCTGATGCAGTTTACCCTGGATATGGACAACGAGGCTCTGAAAATGGTCATGCTCCCCGGTTCTTCCCAATTCTCGCCTTTCGAGAATACCAGTTATTGGATTATGGACGACGATGGCCGCGATCGCATTCTCCGAGAATATTTCCAGCAATTTTGGCAGGGAAATGTTTGGGATACTCCCGATTATAGTGTTTCCATGGGGCGAGACCCCATATCTCTCAGAATTGCCATTCAAAATGCCACTACTCAACCTGAATTAGCCAATCAGGTTGCCGATTATTTAGAATCGAAAGGCTATTATGACCTCTATTTCATTCCTGATTGGCCTCACCCCCTAAAAACCACTCAAGTTGTTGTCCAAAAAGGAGATATTAAAGGCGGAGAAATCCTATTAGAAGAGTTGGGAATTGGCACGCTAGAAGCCATGTCTAC
Coding sequences:
- a CDS encoding LCP family protein — its product is MSGLIDYSSRKDSWDRGSRVIQANQVLFWCYVIIITTLISATLGAIAALLVPKQLITMVQEEPQEQAPLVNLGYPFQYRLRRSMNLLIMGVDRGSSPGFRGRSDTILLLRIDPKTQTINLLSIPRDTQVQVPQLGERKINEVNFLGGPEVTIDAIEDLLKGIQIDRYIRIQRGALTELVDRLGGLEVYVPKPMSYIDYTQGLTIELLPGWQTLNGQQAEDFVRFRGDALGDIGRVQRQQLLLKAIQQRLKNPVVIPRLAQVLRTMEPYIDTNLSPEERIALMQFTLDMDNEALKMVMLPGSSQFSPFENTSYWIMDDDGRDRILREYFQQFWQGNVWDTPDYSVSMGRDPISLRIAIQNATTQPELANQVADYLESKGYYDLYFIPDWPHPLKTTQVVVQKGDIKGGEILLEELGIGTLEAMSTGDLSSDLTLRIGEDWLSEFPPNP